In the Gossypium arboreum isolate Shixiya-1 chromosome 10, ASM2569848v2, whole genome shotgun sequence genome, one interval contains:
- the LOC108488634 gene encoding 3beta-hydroxysteroid-dehydrogenase/decarboxylase-like isoform X1, whose amino-acid sequence MVVKTTANDVATEKRTCVVLGGRGFLGRSLVARLLQLGGWIVRVADSSSHSLLTDPSVSDSLLSNALCSGQASFCHVDVRDISQIIIVTKGADVVFYMEPTDLDIRDFYNCYMIIVQGAKNVINACRECKVRRLVYNSSADIVFDGSRDILDGDLSFICPGKFKDMLIDLKFQAEGLIRLANNIDGLLTCVLRPSNVFGPGDTRFVPLLVNLAKAGLAKFITGCGENMSDFTYTENVAHAHICAAETLDSRVVSVAGKVLLKSVIRCAKFSHILIYIESLYKGDVPNMQAFFITNLEPIMFWGFVSLILGGLGYQRPYIKVPTWMVSCIVSLHQCRNDKLYNYSVSPHYMLQLASRTRTFDCSAAQNHLGYSPVVSMKDGIKLTIQSFSHLANVSFYTKYGNFNEQSKAEKMLGSGIVADILLWRDERRTFACFFTLVLVYCWFFLCGRTFASSLADLLLLVIVALYGHGILSSKICGFAVQEIPSSRFKVTESEAQQAMRSIAHTWNKGVRRITSLAKGEDWSKFFRVVISIYLFKSIQAYSVAVLFGIVLVFAFTAFFVYDQYEAEIDALRILIFCGIVELKGLLLRKLPASISSFSQHDNVLNQEKVPARVKEWKQPDHALVVF is encoded by the exons ATGGTGGTGAAGACGACGGCGAATGACGTGGCCACCGAGAAGAGGACGTGCGTCGTTCTCGGAGGCCGAGGATTCTTAGGGAGATCGCTCGTTGCCAGGCTGCTGCAACTCGGAGGTTGGATCGTCCGAGTCGCCGATTCATCTTCTCACTCGCTGCTCACCGATCCTTCCGTTTCCGACTCTCTCCTCTCCAATGCTCTTTGCTCAGGTCAAGCATCCTTTTGCCATGTCGACGTTCGCGACATATCTCAAATCATTATAG TAACTAAAGGTGcagatgttgtattttacatggagCCAACTGATTTAGACATACGTGATTTCTATAATTGTTACATGATCATAGTTCAAG GTGCAAAAAATGTCATTAATGCATGCCGGGAATGTAAAGTTAGACGACTTGTATACAACAGTTCTGCAGATATTGTTTTTGATGGATCACGGGATATACTTGATGGTGATTTGTCTTTCATTTGCCCGGGGAAA TTTAAGGATATGCTGATTGACCTTAAGTTTCAAGCGGAAGGACTAATCAGGTTAGCAAACAATATTGATGGTCTTCTAACATGTGTACTTCGGCCTAGCAATGTCTTTGGACCAGGTGATACACGGTTTGTGCCTTTGCTAGTTAATCTAGCCAAAGCTGGTTTAGCAAAG TTTATTACAGGATGCGGTGAAAATATGTCTGACTTTACCTATACGGAGAATGTTGCTCATGCTCATATCTGTGCTGCAGAAACTCTAGATTCTCGGGTGGTCTCTGTGGCTGGAAAGGTTCTCCTTAAAAGTGTCATTAGATGTGCAAAATTCTctcatattttaatttatattgaatCTTTGTATAAGGGAGATGTTCCCAATATGCAGGCTTTTTTCATCACAAATCTCGAGCCGATAATGTTCTGGGGATTTGTGTCTCTCATACTTGGAGGCTTAGGGTATCAAAG ACCTTACATAAAGGTTCCTACTTGGATGGTTTCATGTATTGTCTCACTTCATCAATGTAGAAATGACAAATTGTACAATTACAGCGTATCACCTCACTACATGCTTCAACTAGCTTCACGCACCAGAACTTTTGACTGCTCTGCAGCTCAAAATCATCTTGGATACTCACCTGTTGTCTCCATGAAG GATGGTATCAAGTTAACAATTCAATCATTCTCTCATTTAGCCAATGTCTCATTTTATACGAAATACGGAAATTTTAATGAACAATCCAAAGCAGAGAAGATGCTGGGCAGCGGGATAG TTGCAGACATCTTGCTGTGGAGAGATGAAAGGAGAACATTTGCATGCTTCTTTACTCTGGTTTTGGTATATTGCTGGTTCTTTCTCTGTGGAAGAACTTTTGCATCGTCTTTAGCCGACCTTCTGCTTCTAGTTATAGTCGCTCTTTATGGACATGGCATTTTATCATCAAAGAT ATGTGGTTTTGCTGTTCAAGAGATACCTTCGTCTCGTTTCAAAGTCACAGAATCAGAAGCTCAACAGGCAATGAGATCCATAGCACATACATGGAATAAAGGAGTACGTAGAATCACATCGTTGGCGAAGGGAGAGGATTGGAGCAAGTTTTTCAGG GTTGTGATTTCCATTTATCTCTTCAAGTCGATACAGGCTTATTCCGTAGCTGTGCTTTTTGGCATCG TACTGGTTTTTGCCTTCACTGCATTTTTTGTTTATGATCAATATGAAGCAGAGATTGATGCATTAAGGATTCTTATCTTCTGTGGTATCGTGGAATTAAAAGGATTGTTATTAAGGAAACTACCAGCTTCCATCTCCTCATTTTCTCAACACGACAATGTATTGAATCAAGAAAAAGTTCCCGCTCGAGTAAAGGAGTGGAAACAACCGGATCATGCTCTGGTAGTTTTTTAG
- the LOC108488634 gene encoding 3beta-hydroxysteroid-dehydrogenase/decarboxylase-like isoform X2 — protein sequence MVVKTTANDVATEKRTCVVLGGRGFLGRSLVARLLQLGGWIVRVADSSSHSLLTDPSVSDSLLSNALCSGQASFCHVDVRDISQIIIVTKGADVVFYMEPTDLDIRDFYNCYMIIVQGAKNVINACRECKVRRLVYNSSADIVFDGSRDILDGDLSFICPGKFKDMLIDLKFQAEGLIRLANNIDGLLTCVLRPSNVFGPGDTRFVPLLVNLAKAGLAKFITGCGENMSDFTYTENVAHAHICAAETLDSRVVSVAGKAFFITNLEPIMFWGFVSLILGGLGYQRPYIKVPTWMVSCIVSLHQCRNDKLYNYSVSPHYMLQLASRTRTFDCSAAQNHLGYSPVVSMKDGIKLTIQSFSHLANVSFYTKYGNFNEQSKAEKMLGSGIVADILLWRDERRTFACFFTLVLVYCWFFLCGRTFASSLADLLLLVIVALYGHGILSSKICGFAVQEIPSSRFKVTESEAQQAMRSIAHTWNKGVRRITSLAKGEDWSKFFRVVISIYLFKSIQAYSVAVLFGIVLVFAFTAFFVYDQYEAEIDALRILIFCGIVELKGLLLRKLPASISSFSQHDNVLNQEKVPARVKEWKQPDHALVVF from the exons ATGGTGGTGAAGACGACGGCGAATGACGTGGCCACCGAGAAGAGGACGTGCGTCGTTCTCGGAGGCCGAGGATTCTTAGGGAGATCGCTCGTTGCCAGGCTGCTGCAACTCGGAGGTTGGATCGTCCGAGTCGCCGATTCATCTTCTCACTCGCTGCTCACCGATCCTTCCGTTTCCGACTCTCTCCTCTCCAATGCTCTTTGCTCAGGTCAAGCATCCTTTTGCCATGTCGACGTTCGCGACATATCTCAAATCATTATAG TAACTAAAGGTGcagatgttgtattttacatggagCCAACTGATTTAGACATACGTGATTTCTATAATTGTTACATGATCATAGTTCAAG GTGCAAAAAATGTCATTAATGCATGCCGGGAATGTAAAGTTAGACGACTTGTATACAACAGTTCTGCAGATATTGTTTTTGATGGATCACGGGATATACTTGATGGTGATTTGTCTTTCATTTGCCCGGGGAAA TTTAAGGATATGCTGATTGACCTTAAGTTTCAAGCGGAAGGACTAATCAGGTTAGCAAACAATATTGATGGTCTTCTAACATGTGTACTTCGGCCTAGCAATGTCTTTGGACCAGGTGATACACGGTTTGTGCCTTTGCTAGTTAATCTAGCCAAAGCTGGTTTAGCAAAG TTTATTACAGGATGCGGTGAAAATATGTCTGACTTTACCTATACGGAGAATGTTGCTCATGCTCATATCTGTGCTGCAGAAACTCTAGATTCTCGGGTGGTCTCTGTGGCTGGAAAG GCTTTTTTCATCACAAATCTCGAGCCGATAATGTTCTGGGGATTTGTGTCTCTCATACTTGGAGGCTTAGGGTATCAAAG ACCTTACATAAAGGTTCCTACTTGGATGGTTTCATGTATTGTCTCACTTCATCAATGTAGAAATGACAAATTGTACAATTACAGCGTATCACCTCACTACATGCTTCAACTAGCTTCACGCACCAGAACTTTTGACTGCTCTGCAGCTCAAAATCATCTTGGATACTCACCTGTTGTCTCCATGAAG GATGGTATCAAGTTAACAATTCAATCATTCTCTCATTTAGCCAATGTCTCATTTTATACGAAATACGGAAATTTTAATGAACAATCCAAAGCAGAGAAGATGCTGGGCAGCGGGATAG TTGCAGACATCTTGCTGTGGAGAGATGAAAGGAGAACATTTGCATGCTTCTTTACTCTGGTTTTGGTATATTGCTGGTTCTTTCTCTGTGGAAGAACTTTTGCATCGTCTTTAGCCGACCTTCTGCTTCTAGTTATAGTCGCTCTTTATGGACATGGCATTTTATCATCAAAGAT ATGTGGTTTTGCTGTTCAAGAGATACCTTCGTCTCGTTTCAAAGTCACAGAATCAGAAGCTCAACAGGCAATGAGATCCATAGCACATACATGGAATAAAGGAGTACGTAGAATCACATCGTTGGCGAAGGGAGAGGATTGGAGCAAGTTTTTCAGG GTTGTGATTTCCATTTATCTCTTCAAGTCGATACAGGCTTATTCCGTAGCTGTGCTTTTTGGCATCG TACTGGTTTTTGCCTTCACTGCATTTTTTGTTTATGATCAATATGAAGCAGAGATTGATGCATTAAGGATTCTTATCTTCTGTGGTATCGTGGAATTAAAAGGATTGTTATTAAGGAAACTACCAGCTTCCATCTCCTCATTTTCTCAACACGACAATGTATTGAATCAAGAAAAAGTTCCCGCTCGAGTAAAGGAGTGGAAACAACCGGATCATGCTCTGGTAGTTTTTTAG